In Sphingobacteriaceae bacterium, the following proteins share a genomic window:
- a CDS encoding glycoside hydrolase: protein MRQKLILFFAAIHCLSFAQTKADWKLPVVTEPTFKKDSFNIKNYGAVPDGITLNTKSINDAINACHAKGGGVVVIPSGQWLSGPIELKSNVNLHLQENAFLLFTKDKSQYALVATNWEGLPAVRNQSPVSGTNLQNIAITGKGIINGNGDAWRAVKKDKLTETQWQKLISSGGVLSENGKQWYPSEQFLQASKLDKPGVLTNGKTLDDYKNYKDFFRPNLVVLTSCKKVLIEGLTFESSAAWCLHPLMCENLTVRGVTVKNPWYAQNGDGIDVESCSNVLIENSSFDVGDDGICIKSGRDEEGRKRAMPTQNLIARNCVVYHAHGGFVIGSEMSGGARNIFVENCTFIGTDIGLRFKTTRGRGGVVENIFVRNINMKDIIAEAILFDMYYMAKDPVVLAGESRADIKIETFPVTEATPVFKNFHIENVVCDGAEKAIFIRGLPEMNITDIHLENITIQANKGIEITEAAAITLKNVYVIPVETNPVVKINNASNISFEKSRFKDGSDLIFEISGAKTKNLKVTNSALAKAKTQTKFLENVSEKVLEIK from the coding sequence ATGAGACAAAAACTGATATTATTTTTCGCAGCAATTCATTGTCTTTCGTTTGCTCAAACAAAAGCAGATTGGAAACTTCCTGTCGTAACTGAACCTACTTTTAAAAAAGATTCATTTAATATAAAAAATTACGGCGCCGTTCCCGATGGCATCACGCTGAATACAAAAAGCATTAACGACGCTATTAACGCGTGTCATGCAAAAGGTGGTGGTGTAGTTGTTATTCCTTCAGGACAGTGGTTAAGTGGTCCCATCGAATTAAAAAGCAATGTTAACCTGCATTTGCAGGAAAATGCTTTCCTGCTTTTTACAAAAGATAAAAGTCAGTATGCACTGGTAGCTACCAACTGGGAAGGCCTTCCAGCGGTACGCAACCAATCTCCGGTTTCAGGTACAAATCTTCAAAATATCGCCATCACCGGAAAAGGAATCATCAATGGAAATGGGGATGCCTGGAGAGCAGTAAAAAAAGATAAGCTCACAGAAACACAGTGGCAAAAATTGATTTCTTCAGGTGGAGTCCTTTCTGAAAACGGAAAACAATGGTATCCCTCTGAACAGTTTTTACAAGCTTCAAAACTTGACAAACCGGGCGTTTTAACGAATGGAAAAACACTTGATGACTATAAAAATTACAAAGATTTTTTTCGTCCGAATTTAGTTGTTCTTACTTCCTGCAAAAAAGTTTTGATAGAAGGTTTGACTTTTGAAAGTTCAGCAGCCTGGTGCTTGCATCCGTTAATGTGCGAAAATCTCACAGTAAGAGGTGTTACAGTAAAAAATCCCTGGTATGCCCAAAACGGCGATGGTATTGACGTGGAGAGCTGCTCCAACGTGCTTATTGAAAATTCAAGTTTTGATGTTGGCGACGATGGTATTTGCATTAAATCAGGCCGTGACGAAGAGGGAAGAAAAAGAGCCATGCCAACACAAAATTTAATAGCACGTAATTGCGTGGTGTATCATGCGCATGGAGGATTTGTTATTGGCAGCGAAATGAGTGGGGGTGCCAGAAATATTTTTGTGGAGAACTGCACTTTTATTGGAACCGACATAGGTCTTCGTTTTAAAACAACCCGCGGAAGAGGTGGCGTTGTAGAAAATATCTTTGTTCGCAACATTAACATGAAAGATATTATTGCGGAAGCTATTTTATTCGATATGTATTACATGGCGAAAGACCCGGTTGTTTTAGCAGGCGAATCAAGAGCTGATATTAAAATTGAAACCTTTCCTGTAACCGAAGCAACTCCGGTTTTCAAAAATTTCCATATAGAAAACGTGGTTTGTGATGGCGCAGAAAAAGCAATTTTTATACGTGGTCTGCCCGAGATGAACATCACTGATATTCACCTTGAAAACATTACCATACAGGCGAATAAAGGCATTGAAATTACGGAAGCGGCTGCTATTACTTTAAAAAATGTGTATGTTATCCCGGTGGAAACTAATCCCGTGGTAAAGATCAATAATGCAAGTAATATTTCTTTTGAAAAAAGTCGCTTTAAAGATGGATCTGATTTGATTTTTGAAATCAGTGGTGCCAAAACAAAAAATCTAAAAGTAACCAACTCAGCGCTGGCAAAAGCTAAAACACAAACAAAATTTTTAGAGAATGTTTCAGAAAAAGTTCTTGAAATAAAGTAG
- a CDS encoding glucuronyl hydrolase, producing MIKKNALILLIAVIFLKGNAQEKPLSQQMAATIMELWKDSMKVKMDGQPAPWSYEQGVALEGFEVLWKNTADARYFDYIKKAMDFFVKEDGTIRRLKENEYNIDNVKNGRSLILLYHVTNHYKYLKAAQILRNQLRTHPRTSEGGFWHKNIYPHQMWLDGLYMAEPFYAEYAAAFNEPKAFDDIAAQFILMEKHARNSKTGLLYHGWDESKGMKWADETTGCSPNFWARAIGWYAMALVDVLDNFPETHPKRDSLISILNRVCTAVEKVQDPATGLWYQVIDKPTGKGNYFESSASCMFTYAFAKGVRKGYLNESYLKAANKAYEGIKKEFIEKRSEGKINLKGTCSVAGLGGRKYRSGSYEYYLSEPVVTNDPKGVGSFLLAANEMEMASTVALGKGKTVLLDNYFNKETKTDSSGFTFDHHYVWNEEELNGFSFFAHVFNKYGVKTLQSKEQPAPALLAKSNIYIIVDPDNKKESANPNFITDKNIKDIYDWVKNGGVLLLFANDTGHTELPGINKLAAKFGIHYKDQPINMLNGKEYEKGAVMISPNNEIFPHVKKIYAKEVAPVEVKSPAKLVLSKGNDGVIAVSRVGKGTVFAIGDPWLYNEYIDDRKISANEYENYKAAEDLVNWAIKQLQKK from the coding sequence ATGATCAAAAAAAACGCCCTCATACTTTTAATAGCTGTTATTTTCTTAAAAGGGAATGCACAGGAAAAACCTTTGTCACAACAGATGGCTGCCACCATTATGGAACTCTGGAAAGATTCTATGAAAGTAAAAATGGATGGACAGCCCGCGCCGTGGTCATACGAACAAGGTGTTGCATTGGAAGGATTCGAAGTACTATGGAAAAATACTGCTGATGCACGCTATTTTGATTACATAAAAAAAGCTATGGATTTTTTCGTGAAAGAAGATGGAACTATCCGTCGTCTGAAAGAAAATGAATACAATATTGACAATGTAAAAAATGGTCGCTCTCTGATTTTACTTTATCACGTCACCAATCACTATAAATACCTCAAAGCCGCGCAAATTTTAAGAAATCAATTAAGAACCCATCCGCGCACTTCTGAAGGTGGATTCTGGCATAAAAATATTTATCCACACCAAATGTGGCTCGACGGACTTTATATGGCAGAGCCATTTTACGCTGAATATGCAGCGGCTTTTAACGAACCTAAAGCTTTTGATGATATTGCCGCGCAATTCATCCTGATGGAGAAACATGCGCGCAATTCTAAAACAGGTTTGTTATACCATGGCTGGGACGAATCTAAAGGAATGAAATGGGCGGATGAAACCACCGGCTGCTCACCTAATTTTTGGGCGAGAGCTATTGGCTGGTATGCCATGGCCTTAGTAGATGTGCTTGATAATTTTCCGGAGACCCACCCAAAAAGAGATTCCCTTATTTCCATTCTTAATCGTGTATGCACCGCAGTTGAAAAAGTTCAGGACCCTGCAACCGGACTCTGGTACCAGGTAATCGATAAACCAACAGGTAAAGGAAATTATTTTGAGTCTTCTGCATCTTGCATGTTCACTTACGCCTTCGCTAAAGGGGTTAGAAAAGGCTATCTGAATGAATCGTATTTAAAAGCTGCGAATAAAGCATATGAAGGTATTAAGAAAGAATTTATTGAAAAGCGTTCTGAAGGAAAAATTAATTTAAAAGGAACTTGCAGCGTTGCAGGCCTGGGAGGCAGAAAATATAGAAGTGGGAGTTATGAATACTATTTGAGCGAGCCTGTTGTAACAAATGATCCTAAAGGTGTTGGGTCATTTTTATTAGCAGCTAATGAGATGGAAATGGCCTCCACAGTGGCGTTGGGAAAAGGTAAAACCGTTCTCCTCGATAATTATTTCAATAAAGAAACAAAAACAGATTCTTCGGGTTTTACCTTCGACCATCATTACGTTTGGAATGAAGAAGAACTAAACGGATTTTCATTCTTCGCGCATGTTTTTAATAAATATGGTGTAAAAACACTTCAATCGAAAGAACAACCTGCTCCTGCTCTTCTTGCTAAAAGCAACATCTACATAATTGTCGATCCGGATAATAAAAAAGAAAGTGCTAACCCTAATTTTATAACGGATAAAAACATAAAGGATATCTACGATTGGGTTAAAAATGGTGGCGTTCTTTTATTATTCGCTAACGACACAGGTCATACAGAATTACCCGGCATTAACAAGCTGGCCGCGAAATTTGGAATTCATTACAAAGATCAGCCTATTAACATGCTCAACGGAAAAGAATATGAAAAGGGTGCAGTAATGATATCTCCAAACAACGAAATTTTTCCGCACGTAAAAAAGATTTATGCAAAGGAAGTTGCTCCTGTTGAAGTAAAATCGCCCGCAAAACTGGTGCTCTCAAAAGGAAATGACGGAGTGATCGCTGTTTCCAGGGTTGGAAAAGGAACAGTATTTGCAATTGGAGACCCCTGGTTATACAACGAATATATAGATGACCGTAAAATTTCAGCCAATGAATACGAAAATTATAAAGCCGCTGAAGATCTTGTAAACTGGGCTATAAAACAACTACAAAAAAAATAA